A single window of Nymphaea colorata chloroplast, complete genome DNA harbors:
- the psbZ gene encoding photosystem II protein Z: MTIAFQLAVFALIATSSILLISVPVVFASPDGWSSNKNVVFSGTSLWIGLVFLVGILNSLIY, from the coding sequence ATGACTATTGCTTTCCAATTGGCTGTTTTTGCATTAATTGCTACTTCATCAATCTTATTGATTAGTGTACCCGTTGTATTTGCTTCTCCCGATGGTTGGTCAAGTAATAAAAATGTTGTATTTTCCGGTACGTCATTATGGATTGGATTAGTATTTCTGGTAGGTATTCTTAATTCGCTCATCTATTGA
- the rps14 gene encoding ribosomal protein S14, translated as MARKSLIQREKKRQKLEEKYHLIRRSSKKEISKVSSLDEKWEIHVKLQSPPRNSAPIRLHRRCFLTGRPRANYRDFGLSGHVLREMVHACLLPGATRSSW; from the coding sequence ATGGCAAGGAAAAGTTTGATTCAGAGGGAGAAGAAGAGGCAGAAATTAGAAGAGAAATATCATTTGATTCGTCGATCCTCAAAAAAAGAAATAAGCAAAGTTTCATCGTTGGACGAGAAATGGGAAATTCATGTAAAATTGCAATCCCCACCACGTAATAGTGCACCTATACGTCTTCATCGACGCTGTTTTTTGACCGGAAGACCCAGAGCTAACTATCGAGACTTTGGGCTATCCGGACACGTACTCCGCGAAATGGTTCATGCATGTTTGTTGCCGGGGGCAACAAGATCAAGTTGGTAG
- the psaB gene encoding photosystem I P700 apoprotein A2, with product MALRFPRFSQGLAQDPTTRRIWFGIATAHDFESHDDITEERLYQNIFASHFGQLAIIFLWTSGNLFHVAWQGNFESWVQDPLHVRPIAHTIWDPHFGQPAVEAFTRGGALGPVNIAYSGVYQWWYTIGLRTNEDLYTGALFLLFISAISLVAGWLHLQPKWKPSVSWFKNAESRLNHHLSGLFGVSSLAWAGHLVHVAIPGSRGEYVRWNNFLDVLPYPQGLGPLFTGQWNLYAQNPDSSSHLFGTSQGAGTAILTLLGGFHPQTQSLWLTDIAHHHLAIAFIFLVAGHMYRTNFGIGHSIKDLLEAHIPPGGRLGRGHKGLYDTINNSIHFQLGLALASLGVITSLVAQHMYSLPAYAFIAQDFTTQAALYTHHQYIAGFIMTGAFAHGAIFFIRDYNPQQNEDNVLARMLDHKEAIISHLSWASLFLGFHTLGLYVHNDVMLAFGTPEKQILIEPIFAQWIQSAHGKTSYGFDVLLSSTNGPAFNAGQSLWLPGWLNAINENRNSLFLTIGPGDFLVHHAIALGLHTTTLILVKGALDARGSKLMPDKKDFGYSFPCDGPGRGGTCDISAWDAFYLAVFWMLNTIGWVTFYWHWKHITLWQGNVSQFNESSTYLMGWLRDYLWLNSSQLINGYNPFGMNSLSVWAWMFLFGHLVWATGFMFLISWRGYWQELIETLAWAHERTPLANLIRWRDKPVALSIVQARLVGLAHFSVGYIFTYAAFLIASTSGKFG from the coding sequence ATGGCATTAAGATTTCCAAGGTTTAGCCAAGGCTTAGCTCAGGACCCCACTACTCGTCGTATTTGGTTTGGTATTGCTACCGCACATGACTTCGAGAGTCATGATGATATCACCGAGGAACGTCTTTATCAGAATATTTTTGCTTCTCACTTCGGGCAGTTAGCAATAATCTTTCTGTGGACTTCCGGCAATCTGTTTCATGTGGCTTGGCAAGGAAATTTTGAGTCATGGGTACAGGACCCCTTACATGTAAGACCCATTGCTCATACTATTTGGGATCCTCATTTTGGTCAACCGGCTGTAGAAGCTTTTACTCGAGGGGGTGCTCTTGGCCCAGTGAATATTGCTTATTCCGGTGTTTATCAATGGTGGTATACAATCGGCTTGCGCACCAACGAAGATCTTTATACTGGAGCTCTTTTTCTATTATTTATTTCTGCCATATCTTTAGTAGCGGGTTGGTTACATCTACAACCCAAATGGAAGCCAAGCGTTTCGTGGTTCAAAAATGCCGAATCTCGTCTCAATCATCATTTGTCAGGGCTCTTCGGAGTAAGCTCCTTGGCTTGGGCAGGACATTTAGTTCATGTTGCTATTCCCGGGTCAAGGGGTGAATATGTCAGATGGAATAATTTCTTAGATGTATTACCATATCCCCAAGGATTGGGGCCACTTTTTACAGGTCAGTGGAATCTTTATGCCCAAAACCCCGATTCCAGTAGTCATTTATTCGGTACCTCCCAAGGAGCGGGAACTGCCATTCTAACCCTTCTCGGGGGATTCCATCCGCAAACTCAAAGTTTATGGCTGACCGATATTGCCCATCATCATTTAGCTATTGCATTCATTTTTCTCGTTGCTGGTCATATGTATAGAACTAACTTCGGGATTGGGCACAGTATAAAAGATCTTCTAGAGGCGCATATTCCTCCGGGGGGTCGATTGGGGCGCGGGCATAAAGGCCTTTATGACACAATCAATAATTCGATTCATTTTCAATTAGGTCTTGCTCTAGCCTCTTTGGGGGTTATTACTTCCTTGGTAGCTCAACACATGTACTCTTTACCTGCTTATGCATTTATAGCACAAGACTTTACTACTCAAGCTGCGTTATATACTCATCACCAATACATCGCAGGGTTCATCATGACAGGAGCCTTTGCTCATGGAGCTATATTCTTCATTAGGGATTACAACCCGCAGCAGAATGAGGATAATGTATTGGCAAGAATGTTAGACCATAAAGAAGCTATCATATCTCATTTAAGTTGGGCTAGCTTGTTCCTGGGGTTCCATACCTTGGGACTCTATGTTCATAATGACGTCATGCTTGCTTTTGGTACTCCAGAAAAACAAATCTTGATCGAACCCATATTTGCCCAATGGATACAGTCCGCTCATGGTAAGACTTCATATGGGTTTGATGTACTCTTATCTTCAACGAATGGCCCAGCATTTAATGCAGGTCAAAGCTTATGGTTACCTGGATGGTTGAATGCTATTAATGAAAATCGTAATTCACTATTCTTAACAATAGGGCCGGGGGACTTCTTGGTACATCATGCTATTGCTCTAGGTTTGCATACAACTACATTGATCTTAGTAAAAGGTGCTTTAGATGCACGTGGTTCCAAGTTAATGCCAGATAAAAAGGATTTCGGGTATAGTTTCCCCTGCGATGGTCCAGGACGAGGTGGTACTTGTGATATTTCGGCTTGGGATGCATTTTATTTGGCAGTTTTCTGGATGTTAAATACCATTGGATGGGTTACCTTCTATTGGCATTGGAAGCATATCACATTATGGCAGGGTAATGTTTCGCAATTTAATGAATCTTCCACTTATTTGATGGGATGGTTAAGAGATTATCTATGGTTAAACTCTTCACAACTTATCAACGGATATAATCCTTTTGGTATGAATAGTTTATCCGTCTGGGCGTGGATGTTCTTATTTGGGCATCTTGTTTGGGCTACTGGATTCATGTTCTTAATTTCCTGGCGTGGATATTGGCAGGAATTGATTGAAACTTTAGCATGGGCTCATGAACGCACACCTTTGGCTAATTTGATTCGCTGGAGGGATAAACCGGTGGCTCTTTCCATTGTACAAGCAAGACTGGTTGGCTTAGCTCACTTTTCTGTAGGTTATATATTTACCTACGCAGCTTTCTTGATTGCTTCTACATCAGGCAAATTTGGTTAA
- the psaA gene encoding photosystem I P700 apoprotein A1, which yields MIIRSPEPEVKILVDRDPIKTSFEEWARPGHFSRTIAKGPDTTTWIWNLHADAHDFDSHTNDLEEISRKVFSAHFGQLSIIFLWLSGMYFHGARFSNYEAWLSDPTHIGPSAQVVWPIVGQEILNGDVGGGFRGIQITSGFFQIWRASGITSELQLYCTAIGALIFAALMLFAGWFHYHKAAPKLAWFQDVESMLNHHLAGLLGLGSLSWAGHQVHVSLPINQFLNAGVDPKEIPLPHEFILNRDLLAQLYPSFAEGATPFFTLNWSKYAEFLTFRGGLDPVTGGLWLTDIAHHHLAIAILFLIAGHMYKTNWGIGHDLKDILEAHKGPFTGEGHKGLYEILTTSWHAQLALNLAMLGSLTIVVAHHMYSMPPYPYLATDYGTQLSLFTHHMWIGGFLIVGAAAHAAIFMVRDYDPTTRYNDLLDRVLRHRDAIISHLNWVCIFLGFHSFGLYIHNDTMSALGRPQDMFSDTAIQLQPIFAQWIQNTHALAPSATAPGATAGTSLTWGGGDLVAVGGKVALLPIPLGTADFLVHHIHAFTIHVTVLILLKGVLFARSSRLIPDKANLGFRFPCDGPGRGGTCQVSAWDHVFLGLFWMYNAISVVIFHFSWKMQSDVWGSISDQGVVTHITGGNFAQSSITINGWLRDFLWAQSSQVIQSYGSSLSAYGLFFLGAHFVWAFSLMFLFSGRGYWQELIESIVWAHNKLKVAPATQPRALSIIQGRAVGVTHYLLGGIATTWAFFLARIISVG from the coding sequence ATGATTATTCGTTCGCCGGAACCAGAAGTGAAGATTTTGGTGGATAGGGATCCCATAAAAACTTCATTCGAGGAATGGGCCAGACCCGGCCATTTCTCAAGGACAATAGCTAAGGGCCCTGATACTACCACTTGGATCTGGAACCTACATGCTGATGCTCACGATTTCGATAGCCATACCAATGATTTGGAGGAGATCTCCCGAAAAGTATTTAGTGCTCATTTCGGTCAACTATCCATCATCTTTCTTTGGTTGAGTGGCATGTATTTCCATGGAGCCCGTTTTTCCAATTATGAAGCGTGGCTGAGCGACCCTACTCACATCGGACCCAGTGCCCAGGTGGTTTGGCCGATAGTGGGTCAAGAAATATTGAATGGCGATGTAGGCGGAGGTTTCCGAGGAATACAAATAACCTCTGGATTTTTTCAGATTTGGCGAGCGTCGGGAATAACTAGTGAATTACAACTTTATTGTACTGCAATTGGAGCATTGATCTTTGCAGCGTTAATGCTTTTTGCCGGTTGGTTCCATTATCACAAAGCTGCTCCAAAATTGGCTTGGTTCCAAGATGTAGAATCCATGTTGAACCACCACTTAGCAGGGTTACTAGGACTTGGGTCTCTTTCTTGGGCAGGGCATCAAGTACATGTATCTTTACCTATTAACCAATTTCTGAACGCTGGGGTGGATCCTAAGGAAATACCACTTCCTCATGAATTTATCTTGAATCGGGATCTTTTGGCTCAACTTTATCCCAGTTTTGCAGAGGGAGCAACCCCGTTTTTCACCCTGAATTGGTCAAAATACGCGGAATTTCTTACTTTTCGTGGAGGGTTAGATCCAGTAACAGGAGGTCTATGGCTAACCGATATTGCACACCATCATTTGGCTATTGCAATTCTTTTCCTGATAGCTGGTCACATGTATAAGACCAACTGGGGCATTGGTCATGACCTGAAAGATATTTTAGAGGCTCATAAGGGTCCGTTTACAGGTGAGGGTCATAAGGGCCTCTATGAGATCCTAACAACGTCATGGCATGCTCAATTAGCTCTGAATTTAGCTATGTTAGGTTCTTTAACCATTGTAGTAGCCCACCATATGTACTCTATGCCCCCTTATCCATACCTAGCTACTGATTATGGTACACAACTTTCGTTGTTCACGCATCACATGTGGATCGGTGGATTTCTCATAGTTGGTGCTGCTGCACATGCAGCAATTTTTATGGTAAGAGACTATGATCCAACTACTCGATACAACGATCTATTAGATCGTGTCCTTAGGCACCGAGATGCAATCATATCACATCTTAACTGGGTGTGTATATTTCTAGGCTTTCACAGTTTTGGCTTGTATATTCATAATGATACTATGAGCGCTTTGGGGCGTCCCCAAGATATGTTTTCAGATACCGCTATACAATTACAACCTATCTTTGCTCAATGGATACAAAACACTCATGCTTTAGCACCTAGCGCAACAGCTCCTGGTGCAACAGCGGGCACCAGCTTGACTTGGGGGGGTGGTGATTTAGTAGCAGTAGGCGGCAAAGTAGCTTTGTTACCTATTCCACTGGGAACCGCAGATTTTTTGGTACATCACATTCATGCATTTACGATCCATGTAACTGTATTGATACTACTGAAAGGTGTTCTATTTGCCCGCAGTTCTCGTTTGATACCTGATAAAGCAAATCTTGGTTTTCGTTTCCCTTGTGACGGACCCGGAAGAGGGGGAACATGCCAAGTCTCCGCCTGGGATCATGTCTTCCTAGGTCTATTCTGGATGTACAATGCGATTTCGGTAGTAATTTTCCATTTCAGCTGGAAGATGCAGTCAGATGTTTGGGGTAGTATAAGTGATCAAGGGGTGGTAACTCATATCACGGGGGGAAACTTTGCACAGAGTTCCATTACAATTAATGGGTGGCTAAGAGATTTTTTATGGGCACAGTCCTCCCAAGTAATCCAGTCTTATGGCTCTTCATTATCCGCCTATGGTCTTTTCTTCTTAGGTGCTCATTTTGTCTGGGCCTTCAGTTTAATGTTTCTATTTAGCGGTCGTGGTTATTGGCAAGAACTCATTGAATCCATCGTCTGGGCTCATAACAAATTAAAAGTTGCTCCTGCTACTCAGCCTAGAGCCTTGAGCATTATACAAGGACGCGCTGTAGGAGTAACCCATTACCTTCTGGGTGGAATTGCCACAACATGGGCATTCTTCTTAGCAAGAATTATTTCAGTAGGATAA
- the ycf3 gene encoding photosystem I assembly protein Ycf3, translated as MPRSRINGNFIDKTSSIVANILLRIIPTTSGEKEAFTYYRDGMSAQSEGNYAEALQNYYEAMRPEIDPYDRSYILYNIGLIHTSNGEHTKALEYYFRALERNPFLPQASNNMAVICHYRGEEAIRQGDSEIAEAWFDQAAEYWKQAIALTPGNYIEAQNWLKITGRFE; from the exons ATGCCTAGATCTCGGATAAATGGAAATTTTATTGATAAAACCTCTTCAATTGTAGCCAATATCTTATTACGAATAATTCCGACAACTTCGGGAGAAAAAGAGGCATTTACCTATTACAGAGATG GGATGTCAGCTCAATCTGAAGGAAATTATGCGGAAGCTTTACAGAATTATTATGAAGCTATGCGACCAGAAATTGATCCCTACGATCGAAGTTATATACTCTATAATATAGGCCTTATACACACAAGTAACGGAGAACATACGAAGGCTTTGGAATATTATTTCCGAGCACTAGAACGAAATCCATTCTTACCACAAGCTTCTAATAATATGGCCGTGATCTGCCATTAC CGGGGAGAAGAGGCCATTCGACAGGGAGATTCAGAAATTGCGGAGGCTTGGTTCGATCAAGCTGCTGAGTATTGGAAACAAGCCATAGCGCTTACTCCAGGTAATTATATTGAAGCACAGAATTGGTTGAAGATCACAGGGCGGTTCGAATAA
- the rps4 gene encoding ribosomal protein S4, giving the protein MSRYRGPRFKKIRRLGALPGLTSKKPRSASDLRNQSRSGKRSQYRIRLEEKQKLRFHYGLTERQLLRYVRIAGKANGSTGQVLLQLLEMRLDNILFRLGMASTIPGARQLVNHGHILVNGRLVDIPSYRCKPRDIITTKDKQRSRALIQNHMDSSSNAELPKHLTLHSLQYKGVVNQIIDSKWVGLKVNELLIVEYYSRQT; this is encoded by the coding sequence ATGTCTCGTTACCGAGGACCTCGTTTTAAAAAAATACGCCGTCTGGGGGCTTTGCCGGGACTAACTAGTAAAAAACCTAGGTCCGCAAGTGATCTTAGAAACCAATCCCGCTCCGGGAAAAGATCTCAATATCGTATTCGTTTAGAAGAAAAACAGAAATTGCGTTTTCATTATGGTCTGACGGAGCGACAACTACTTCGATATGTTCGTATCGCTGGAAAAGCAAACGGTTCGACGGGTCAAGTTTTACTGCAACTACTTGAGATGCGTTTGGATAACATTCTTTTTCGATTGGGTATGGCTTCAACTATTCCTGGAGCCAGGCAATTAGTTAACCATGGACATATTTTAGTTAATGGTCGTCTAGTGGATATACCAAGTTATCGCTGCAAACCCCGAGATATTATTACTACGAAGGATAAACAAAGATCCAGAGCTTTGATTCAAAATCATATGGATTCATCCTCCAACGCGGAATTGCCAAAACATTTGACTCTGCACTCATTGCAATATAAAGGGGTAGTCAATCAAATAATAGATAGTAAATGGGTCGGTTTGAAAGTCAATGAATTGCTAATCGTAGAATATTATTCCCGACAAACTTGA
- the ndhJ gene encoding NADH-plastoquinone oxidoreductase subunit J, whose translation MQGRSSAWLVKHELVHRSLGFDYQGVETLQIKPEDWYSIAVISYVYGYNYLRSQCAYDVAPGGLLASVYHLTRIQYGVDQPEEVCIKVFVPRSNPRIPSVFWIWKSADFQERESYDMLGISYDNHPRMKRILMPESWIGWPLRKDYIAPNFYELQDAY comes from the coding sequence ATGCAGGGTCGTTCATCCGCTTGGCTAGTGAAACACGAGCTGGTTCATAGATCTTTGGGCTTTGATTACCAAGGAGTAGAGACTTTACAAATAAAGCCCGAGGATTGGTACTCCATTGCTGTCATTTCATACGTATATGGTTACAATTATCTACGTTCCCAATGTGCCTACGATGTAGCACCGGGTGGATTGCTAGCTAGTGTGTATCATCTGACGAGAATACAGTATGGTGTGGACCAACCGGAAGAGGTATGCATAAAAGTATTTGTCCCAAGGAGTAATCCTAGAATCCCGTCTGTTTTCTGGATTTGGAAAAGCGCCGATTTTCAAGAACGGGAGTCTTATGATATGTTGGGAATCTCTTATGATAATCATCCACGCATGAAACGGATTTTGATGCCCGAAAGTTGGATTGGTTGGCCCCTACGCAAGGATTATATTGCCCCTAATTTCTATGAACTACAGGATGCTTATTGA
- the ndhK gene encoding NADH-plastoquinone oxidoreductase subunit K: protein MNSMEFPLFDRTTPNSVISTTLNDLSNWSRLSSLWPLLYGTSCCFIEFASLIGSRFDFDRYGLVPRSSPRQADLILTAGTVTMKMAPSLVRLYEQMPEPKYVIAMGACTITGGMFSTDSYSTVRGVDKLIPVDVYLPGCPPKPEAIIDAITKLRKKVSREIYEDRTGAQQENRCFTTNHKFHLGRSTRAVNYDQGLLYQSTSTSEIPSEAFFKYKSSVSSHELVN from the coding sequence ATGAATTCTATGGAGTTTCCGCTCTTTGACCGAACAACCCCCAATTCAGTTATTTCAACTACATTGAATGATCTTTCGAATTGGTCAAGACTTTCCAGTTTATGGCCGCTTCTCTACGGTACCAGTTGTTGCTTCATTGAATTTGCCTCATTAATAGGCTCCCGATTCGATTTTGATCGTTATGGACTGGTGCCAAGATCAAGTCCTAGGCAAGCCGACCTTATTTTAACAGCCGGTACAGTAACAATGAAAATGGCTCCTTCTTTAGTAAGACTATATGAACAAATGCCTGAACCAAAATATGTAATTGCTATGGGAGCCTGTACTATTACAGGAGGAATGTTCAGTACCGATTCTTATAGTACCGTTCGGGGAGTCGATAAGTTAATCCCCGTCGATGTTTATTTGCCAGGCTGCCCACCTAAACCAGAGGCAATTATAGACGCTATAACGAAACTTCGTAAGAAGGTATCTCGAGAAATCTATGAAGATAGAACGGGGGCCCAACAGGAAAATCGATGTTTTACTACTAATCACAAGTTTCATCTTGGACGCAGTACTCGTGCTGTAAATTACGATCAAGGATTACTCTATCAATCGACATCGACTTCAGAGATACCTTCTGAAGCATTTTTCAAATACAAGAGTTCAGTATCTTCTCACGAATTAGTGAATTAA
- the ndhC gene encoding NADH-plastoquinone oxidoreductase subunit 3, whose product MFLLYEYDIFWAFLMISSVIPILAFIISGVLAPISEGPEKLSSYESGIEPIGDAWIQFRIRYYMFALVFVVFDVETVFLYPWAVSFDILGVYVFIEALIFVLIPVVGSVYAWRKGALEWS is encoded by the coding sequence ATGTTTCTGCTTTACGAATATGATATTTTCTGGGCATTTCTAATGATATCAAGTGTTATTCCTATTTTGGCATTTATAATTTCCGGGGTTTTAGCCCCAATTAGTGAAGGACCAGAGAAGCTCTCCAGTTATGAATCGGGTATAGAACCAATAGGGGATGCTTGGATACAATTCCGAATCCGCTATTACATGTTTGCTCTCGTTTTTGTTGTTTTTGATGTCGAAACGGTCTTTCTTTATCCATGGGCCGTGAGTTTTGATATATTGGGCGTATACGTGTTTATAGAAGCTTTGATTTTCGTGCTTATCCCAGTTGTTGGTTCAGTTTATGCATGGCGAAAAGGAGCATTGGAATGGTCTTAG
- the atpE gene encoding ATP synthase CF1 epsilon subunit, protein MTLNLCVLTPNRIIWDSEVKEIILSTNSGQIGVLPNHAPVATAVDIGILRIRLDDQWLTMALMGGFARIGNNEITILVNDAEKGSDIDPQEAQRTLEIAEANLSKAEGKRQVIEANLALRRARARVEAINAISY, encoded by the coding sequence ATGACCCTAAATCTTTGTGTACTGACTCCTAATAGAATTATTTGGGATTCAGAAGTGAAAGAAATCATTTTATCTACTAATAGTGGCCAAATCGGCGTATTACCAAACCACGCCCCTGTTGCCACGGCCGTAGATATTGGTATTTTAAGAATACGCCTCGACGACCAATGGTTAACGATGGCTCTGATGGGGGGGTTTGCCAGAATAGGCAATAATGAAATCACCATATTAGTCAATGATGCGGAGAAGGGTAGTGACATTGATCCGCAAGAAGCTCAGCGAACTCTTGAAATAGCTGAAGCTAACTTGAGTAAAGCAGAAGGCAAGAGACAAGTAATTGAGGCGAATTTAGCTCTCAGACGAGCTAGGGCACGAGTAGAGGCTATCAATGCTATTTCGTACTAG
- the atpB gene encoding ATP synthase CF1 beta subunit, which produces MRTNPTTSGLGVSTLVEKNQGRIAQIIGPVLDVAFSPGKMPNIYNSLVVKGRDTAGQEINVTCEVQQLLGNNRVRAVAMSATDGLTRGMEVIDTGAPLSVPVGGATLGRIFNVLGEPVDNLGPVDTRTTSPIHRPAPAFTQLDTKLSIFETGIKVVDLLAPYRRGGKIGLFGGAGVGKTVLIMELINNIAKAHGGVSVFGGVGERTREGNDLYMEMKESGVINEENIAESKVALVYGQMNEPPGARMRVGLTALTMAEYFRDVNEQDVLLFIDNIFRFVQAGSEVSALLGRMPSAVGYQPTLSTEMGSLQERITSTKEGSITSIQAVYVPADDLTDPAPATTFAHLDATTVLSRGLAAKGIYPAVDPLDSTSTMLQPRIVGEEHYETAQRVKQTLQRYKELQDIIAILGLDELSEEDRLTVARARKIERFLSQPFFVAEVFTGSPGKYVGLAETIRGFQLILSGELDSFPEQAFYLVGNIDEATAKAMNLEVESKLKK; this is translated from the coding sequence ATGAGAACAAATCCTACTACTTCTGGTCTCGGAGTTTCAACACTTGTGGAAAAAAATCAGGGACGTATCGCTCAAATCATTGGTCCAGTACTGGATGTAGCTTTTTCCCCGGGGAAGATGCCTAATATTTACAACTCTTTGGTAGTTAAGGGTCGAGATACCGCAGGTCAGGAAATTAATGTGACTTGTGAGGTACAGCAATTATTAGGAAATAATCGAGTTAGAGCTGTAGCTATGAGTGCTACAGATGGGCTGACGAGAGGAATGGAAGTGATTGACACGGGAGCTCCTCTAAGTGTTCCAGTCGGTGGAGCCACTCTAGGACGAATTTTCAATGTTCTTGGAGAACCTGTTGATAATTTAGGTCCTGTAGATACTCGCACAACATCTCCTATTCATAGACCCGCACCCGCTTTTACACAATTAGATACAAAATTATCAATCTTTGAAACGGGCATTAAAGTGGTGGATCTTTTAGCGCCTTATCGGCGTGGGGGAAAAATCGGACTATTCGGGGGAGCCGGAGTGGGTAAAACAGTACTCATCATGGAATTAATCAACAACATTGCCAAAGCTCATGGGGGTGTATCCGTATTCGGCGGAGTAGGAGAACGCACTCGTGAAGGAAATGATCTTTACATGGAAATGAAAGAATCCGGGGTGATTAATGAAGAAAATATTGCAGAATCTAAAGTAGCTCTAGTATATGGACAGATGAATGAACCCCCGGGAGCTCGTATGAGAGTCGGTTTGACTGCCCTAACCATGGCGGAATATTTCCGTGATGTTAATGAACAAGACGTACTTCTATTTATTGACAATATCTTTCGCTTCGTTCAAGCGGGGTCAGAAGTATCTGCCTTATTAGGTAGAATGCCTTCCGCCGTGGGTTATCAGCCTACCCTGAGTACAGAAATGGGTTCTTTGCAAGAAAGAATTACTTCTACTAAAGAGGGATCTATAACTTCCATTCAAGCAGTTTATGTACCTGCGGACGATTTGACTGATCCTGCTCCTGCCACGACATTTGCACATTTAGATGCTACTACCGTACTATCAAGAGGATTAGCTGCCAAAGGTATCTATCCAGCAGTAGATCCTTTAGATTCAACGTCAACTATGCTCCAACCTCGGATTGTTGGCGAAGAACATTACGAAACTGCGCAAAGAGTTAAGCAAACTTTACAACGTTACAAAGAACTTCAGGACATTATAGCTATTCTTGGACTGGACGAATTATCCGAAGAGGATCGTTTAACCGTAGCAAGAGCGCGAAAAATTGAACGTTTCTTATCACAACCCTTCTTCGTAGCAGAAGTATTTACTGGTTCTCCAGGGAAATATGTTGGTCTCGCAGAAACAATTAGGGGGTTTCAACTGATCCTTTCCGGAGAATTAGATAGTTTTCCCGAGCAGGCCTTTTATTTGGTAGGTAATATCGATGAAGCTACCGCGAAGGCTATGAACTTAGAAGTAGAGAGCAAATTGAAGAAATGA